The nucleotide sequence TGCGGCTGCGCGGGTCCAGCCCCGTCGTCGGCTCGTCCAGGAAGAGCAGGTCCGGGGTGTTGAGGATGCTCGCCGCGATGTCGATGCGCCGCCGCATGCCGCCCGAGTACTTCTTCACCTGCCGCCCGGCCGCCTCGGTCAGCCCGAACGCGGCGAGCAGCTGCTCGGCCCGCTGCCGGGCCGCCGGCCGGCCCAGGCCGAGCAGCCGGGCCAGCAGGACCAGATTCTCCGCCCCGGTCAGGTCCTCGTCGAGCGAGGCGTACTGGCCGGTGAGGCTGACCCGGGCGCGGACGGCGTCCGCCTCGGCGACCACGTCGTGGCCGAAGACGCGGGCCCGCCCGCCGTCCGGGCGCAGCAGCGTGGCCAGCACCCGCACCGCGGTGGTCTTGCCGGCGCCGTTCGGCCCGAGCAGGCCGTAGACGGTGCCGGCGGGGACCTGGAGATCCAGGCCGTCGAGCGCGCGGGTCGAGCCGAACGACCGGACCAGGCCGTCGGCCTCGACGGCCAGGCCGGTGTTCCGGTTACTCATGATCACTACCTCTCTTCATCGGTGTCCTCAGGAGACGTACGGACGCGCCGCGCGGCCCTCGCGCAGCGCCAGGCCCCACCAGCAGAGCTCGTCGAGGAGCACCCGGGCGTCCTGCCGGAGCTGCTCCTCGATCCGCCCCGTCGGCTCGCCGTCGAGCAGGTCGACGCCGACGGTGTCGCGCACGGTCGTGGCGTGCAGGGCGGTGAACACGGTGCGCAGCTGGTCGACCGCGTGCAGGCCGACCGACCGGCAGCCGTACGACACGAAACCGACCGGCTTGGCCTGCCACTCGTCGTAGGCGTAGTCGATCGCCTGTTTCAACGACGCCGGGAAGCTGTGGTTGTACTCCGGGGTGACCACCACGAACGCCTCCGCGCGGCTCACCTCCCCGGCGAACGACCGCATCGCCGCCGTGGGCTCGGCCGGCAGGATGGCCGGGAAGTCGTACCCGGCCAGGTCGAGCACGGTCACCGCCAGCCCGTCCCGGCGGCGTGCCTGCGCGACGAACCAGCGACCGATCCGGTCGCCGATCCGTCCCTCCCGGGTGCTGCCGATGATCACGGCGAGCCGCAACGGCGTCATGCTCCCCTCCCGCTGGTGTCGGGCCTCATCCCGCAGGCGCCAGACGGCGACCGGCGGCCCGCCAGATCGGATCTGGCGGGCCGGTGTCGGGGGTGGCTGCTTCAATCGGCGCCGGACGAGAGGGGACGGCATGACCGAGGTACGCCTCGCGCGGTGGAGCGCCGACGACCTGGCGCTGCTGCGGCAGCTCAACGCGCCGGAGGTGCGGGCGCACACCGGCGGCCCGGAGACCGACGAGCAGGTGCTCGCCCGGCACGAGCGCTACCTGCGGGGCGAAGGTCCGCGCAGCGGGCACATGTTCACCGTCGCGCTGCCCGCCGGCACGAAGGTGGGCAGCGTCGGCTACTGGGAGCGGGAGTGGCGCGGCGAGCCGGTCTACGAGATGGGCTGGGCGGTGCTGCCGGCGTACCAGGGGCGGGGGCTGGCGAGCGCGGCGGTGCGCGCGCTGATCGCGGAGGCCGCGGCGCACGGCGGCCGGCGGTTCGCGCACGCCTACCCGGCGGTGGACCACCCGGCGTCGAACGCGGTGTGCCGCAAGGCCGGGTTCACGTTGCTCGGCGAGACGGAGTTCGAATACCCGCCGGGGCACCTCATGCGCTCCAACGACTGGCGCATCGACCTGCGGCCTCGCTGATCCGGCCGGCGCAGTTCCCCGTACTTCCGGACGGCCGGGTTGTGCGCCCGGTCGCTGCGGCCTGTCCGGGTGTCCATCGACGGGCACGAAAACGGAGGAACCCAATGATGTCCGCGATAACGATAGCGTAACGGGATGTTCACTTTGGACGCTCAGGATATCGATGGCCGGTAATTGCCGGTCGGCATGTGACGTGCGGTTTCGGTCCTTACGCCGAACCTGTCACGCCGGTCTGCGCGCCCCGGCCGCCGCTCGACAGGTCATTCACCCTGTAGCAGGGTGTATTCCTCTGAGTGCGCTTTGCAGTCGGCGGCGAAGGGGCGTTGTCC is from Micromonospora terminaliae and encodes:
- a CDS encoding NADPH-dependent FMN reductase, translating into MTPLRLAVIIGSTREGRIGDRIGRWFVAQARRRDGLAVTVLDLAGYDFPAILPAEPTAAMRSFAGEVSRAEAFVVVTPEYNHSFPASLKQAIDYAYDEWQAKPVGFVSYGCRSVGLHAVDQLRTVFTALHATTVRDTVGVDLLDGEPTGRIEEQLRQDARVLLDELCWWGLALREGRAARPYVS
- a CDS encoding ATP-binding cassette domain-containing protein: MSNRNTGLAVEADGLVRSFGSTRALDGLDLQVPAGTVYGLLGPNGAGKTTAVRVLATLLRPDGGRARVFGHDVVAEADAVRARVSLTGQYASLDEDLTGAENLVLLARLLGLGRPAARQRAEQLLAAFGLTEAAGRQVKKYSGGMRRRIDIAASILNTPDLLFLDEPTTGLDPRSRNQVWEIIRAVVAHGTTVLLTTQYLDEADQLAGRIAVVDHGRVIAEGTPGELKSSIGSGTVHVRLRDAGERDRAEQVLRTALGVPVQLEADPVALTARVGEDGTDLEAGEQAARALGELARAGIVVDDFSLGQPSLDEVFLALTDHPAAGADERDDELEAAR
- a CDS encoding GNAT family N-acetyltransferase: MTEVRLARWSADDLALLRQLNAPEVRAHTGGPETDEQVLARHERYLRGEGPRSGHMFTVALPAGTKVGSVGYWEREWRGEPVYEMGWAVLPAYQGRGLASAAVRALIAEAAAHGGRRFAHAYPAVDHPASNAVCRKAGFTLLGETEFEYPPGHLMRSNDWRIDLRPR